Proteins encoded together in one Gemmatimonadota bacterium DH-78 window:
- the purM gene encoding phosphoribosylformylglycinamidine cyclo-ligase: MADGGWSYRDAGVDLDAAERAKDRLKALVAETRDANTLSGLGLFGGLYSVPDDVEGPVLVSSADGVGTKLKVAFMAGRHDTVGQCLVNHCVNDILVQGARPLFFLDYLATGAMDETVVTEVVTGVAQACKENACSLLGGETAQMPDFYADDEYDLAGFIVGLVERGRILDGSAIAEGDVLLGLASSGLHTNGYTLARKIVFDHMGLRVDDEFPELERTVGEVLLDVHRSYLPLLWPLLQRDRLHGLAHITGGGIPGNLPRVLPEGLGAAVDRGSWTPPPLFRVLQRAGGVERDEMYRVFNMGIGMIAVVPPGEVAAVTAELEAAGEAVTVLGAIERGSGVRWTD, translated from the coding sequence ATGGCTGACGGTGGCTGGAGTTATCGCGACGCGGGAGTCGACCTCGATGCGGCCGAGCGGGCCAAGGACCGCCTGAAGGCACTGGTGGCCGAGACCCGCGATGCCAACACCCTCTCCGGGCTCGGCCTCTTCGGCGGCCTCTACTCCGTGCCCGACGACGTCGAGGGCCCGGTGCTCGTGTCGAGCGCCGACGGGGTGGGCACGAAGCTCAAGGTGGCCTTCATGGCGGGCCGCCACGACACCGTGGGCCAGTGCCTGGTCAACCACTGCGTCAACGACATCCTCGTGCAGGGCGCGCGGCCGCTCTTCTTTCTCGACTACCTCGCCACCGGCGCGATGGACGAGACGGTGGTGACCGAGGTGGTGACGGGGGTCGCGCAGGCCTGCAAGGAGAACGCCTGCTCGCTGCTCGGCGGTGAAACCGCCCAGATGCCCGATTTCTACGCCGACGACGAGTACGACCTCGCCGGCTTCATCGTCGGGCTGGTCGAGCGCGGCCGCATTCTCGACGGATCGGCCATCGCCGAGGGCGACGTGCTGCTCGGACTGGCCTCGTCGGGGCTGCACACCAACGGTTACACCCTCGCGCGCAAGATCGTGTTCGATCACATGGGACTCCGTGTGGACGACGAGTTTCCCGAGCTCGAGCGCACCGTGGGCGAGGTGCTGCTCGACGTGCACCGCAGCTACCTGCCGCTGCTCTGGCCTCTGCTGCAGCGGGATCGGCTGCACGGTCTCGCTCACATCACGGGAGGCGGCATTCCCGGCAACCTGCCCCGCGTGCTTCCCGAGGGACTCGGCGCCGCCGTCGATCGGGGCAGCTGGACGCCGCCGCCGCTCTTCCGGGTTCTCCAGCGCGCGGGAGGGGTGGAGCGCGACGAGATGTACCGGGTGTTCAACATGGGCATCGGCATGATCGCGGTGGTGCCCCCGGGCGAGGTGGCCGCCGTCACCGCCGAGCTCGAGGCCGCGGGCGAGGCCGTGACGGTGCTCGGCGCGATCGAGCGCGGGAGCGGAGTCCGGTGGACCGACTGA
- a CDS encoding PfkB family carbohydrate kinase — MIPTPMSILVVGSVALDTVDTPFGSADRVLGGSANYFAAAASLFEAASVRMVGVVGADYPMADLDFLAGRGVDLTGIEQAAGESFSWKGRYHYDLNSRDTLWTRLGVFAEFQPRIPEAFRASKHVFLGNIDPVLQLDVLDQVESPELVACDTMNFWIEGSRDALLKLLARVDLIMVNDAEARQLADEPNLLKAARWIRERGPKWVVIKKGEHGAMLYADERIFFVPGFPLESVYDPTGAGDAFAGGFMGYLASAPTIDTTALRAAMVYGSATGSFAVEAFSVDRFRTLGIGEVARRVDDFREMTFFEHDTSTIHG, encoded by the coding sequence TTGATCCCGACGCCCATGTCGATTCTCGTGGTTGGAAGTGTGGCTCTCGACACCGTGGACACGCCCTTCGGGTCGGCCGATCGGGTGCTCGGGGGCTCGGCGAACTACTTCGCCGCGGCCGCCTCGCTCTTCGAGGCCGCCTCGGTGCGGATGGTGGGCGTGGTGGGGGCCGACTACCCGATGGCCGATCTCGACTTCCTCGCCGGGCGAGGGGTGGATCTGACGGGCATCGAGCAGGCGGCCGGCGAGAGTTTCTCGTGGAAGGGGCGGTACCACTACGACCTCAATTCGCGCGATACCCTCTGGACCCGGCTCGGCGTCTTCGCCGAGTTCCAGCCGCGCATTCCCGAGGCGTTCCGCGCCTCGAAGCACGTCTTCCTCGGCAACATCGATCCGGTGCTGCAGCTCGACGTGCTCGACCAGGTGGAGTCGCCCGAACTCGTGGCCTGCGACACCATGAACTTCTGGATCGAGGGCAGCCGCGACGCCCTGCTGAAGCTGCTGGCGCGCGTCGACCTCATCATGGTCAACGACGCCGAGGCGCGGCAGCTCGCCGACGAGCCCAACCTGCTCAAGGCCGCGCGCTGGATCCGCGAGCGGGGGCCGAAGTGGGTGGTGATCAAGAAGGGCGAACACGGCGCCATGCTGTACGCCGACGAGCGCATCTTCTTCGTGCCCGGCTTTCCGCTGGAGTCGGTGTACGACCCCACCGGTGCGGGCGACGCCTTCGCGGGCGGCTTCATGGGCTACCTCGCCTCGGCGCCGACGATCGACACCACCGCCCTGCGGGCCGCGATGGTGTACGGATCCGCCACCGGCTCCTTCGCGGTCGAGGCCTTCAGCGTCGACCGCTTCCGGACCCTCGGCATCGGCGAGGTGGCGCGCCGGGTCGACGACTTCCGTGAGATGACCTTCTTCGAACACGACACGAGCACGATCCATGGCTGA
- the argS gene encoding arginine--tRNA ligase, with product MSEDSIRKALEAALADMGVSRTDVHLERPRDPEHGDWATNVAMTLAGILRRAPRQIAEELRDRFDRDAAGVSEVEVAGPGFLNFRLSADAVTATVGRIVDADEAWGRGTTTGESPVIVEWVSANPTGPLHAGHGRQAALGDAVCALLEWTGHEVHREFYYNDSGKQMDRLAESVRARYRQVCGDEVEVPEDGYQGEYVTDVARAFLEQEGDGYRLDDSQEALDAMRIFAVKALRRVQNDDLADFRVRFDRFYLESSLYAEGRVDDTVARLRETGLVYEHEGATWLRTTDFGDDKDRVMLRSDGTATYFLPDVAYHLTKWERGFHRAINVQGADHHGTVARVRAGLRALGLPEGYPEYLLHQMVRVEREGVEVKVSKRAGSYTTLRDLIDEVGVDVTRWFFLMRKAEGHLVFDMDAALDRSDKNPLYKVQYAHARMHSIFGKAGVDPGDVVTQGVDLGLLTDPHERDLIQQLAAFPEVVARASEGRAPHLVCDYLEQTAGAVNGWYHAGNPGRNPELAVLVADPALRSARLVLARAVQVVLRNGLTLLGLSAPTRMERGEAEAD from the coding sequence GTGTCCGAAGATTCGATCCGGAAGGCGCTGGAAGCCGCCCTGGCCGACATGGGGGTCTCGCGCACCGACGTGCATCTCGAGCGGCCGCGCGACCCCGAACACGGGGACTGGGCCACCAACGTCGCCATGACCCTCGCGGGCATTCTGCGCCGCGCCCCGCGACAGATCGCCGAGGAGCTGCGCGACCGCTTCGATCGCGATGCCGCGGGCGTGTCGGAGGTGGAGGTGGCCGGTCCCGGCTTCCTGAACTTCCGCCTCTCCGCAGACGCGGTCACGGCCACCGTCGGCCGCATCGTCGACGCCGACGAAGCGTGGGGTCGCGGCACGACCACGGGCGAATCGCCGGTGATCGTGGAGTGGGTGTCGGCCAATCCGACGGGCCCCCTCCACGCCGGCCACGGCCGTCAGGCCGCACTCGGCGACGCCGTCTGTGCCCTTCTGGAGTGGACGGGGCACGAGGTGCACCGGGAGTTCTACTACAACGACTCCGGCAAGCAGATGGACCGGCTGGCCGAGTCGGTGCGCGCGCGCTACCGGCAGGTGTGCGGCGACGAAGTGGAGGTGCCCGAGGACGGCTATCAGGGCGAGTACGTGACCGATGTCGCTCGGGCCTTCCTCGAGCAGGAGGGCGACGGATACCGGCTCGACGACAGCCAGGAAGCGCTCGACGCCATGCGGATCTTCGCGGTGAAGGCGCTGCGTCGGGTGCAGAACGACGACCTGGCCGACTTTCGCGTGCGCTTCGACCGCTTCTACCTGGAGTCGTCGCTCTACGCCGAGGGGCGAGTGGACGACACCGTGGCTCGCCTGCGCGAGACCGGTCTCGTGTACGAGCACGAGGGGGCGACCTGGCTGCGCACCACCGACTTCGGCGACGACAAGGACCGGGTGATGCTGCGCAGCGACGGCACCGCCACCTACTTCCTGCCGGATGTGGCCTACCACCTCACCAAGTGGGAGCGGGGCTTCCACCGGGCGATCAATGTGCAGGGCGCCGATCACCACGGCACCGTGGCACGCGTCCGCGCCGGACTGCGGGCGCTCGGGCTGCCCGAGGGCTATCCCGAGTATCTGCTCCACCAGATGGTGCGGGTGGAGCGAGAGGGGGTGGAGGTGAAGGTGTCGAAGCGCGCGGGATCGTACACCACGCTGCGCGACCTCATCGACGAGGTGGGGGTCGACGTCACCCGGTGGTTCTTCCTCATGCGGAAGGCCGAGGGGCACCTGGTGTTCGACATGGACGCGGCGCTCGACCGCTCCGACAAGAACCCGCTCTACAAGGTTCAGTACGCGCACGCCCGCATGCACTCCATCTTCGGCAAGGCAGGTGTGGATCCGGGCGACGTGGTGACCCAGGGAGTCGACCTCGGGCTGCTGACCGACCCGCACGAGCGCGACCTGATTCAGCAGCTCGCGGCCTTCCCCGAGGTGGTGGCGCGGGCCTCCGAGGGCCGCGCTCCCCATCTCGTGTGCGACTACCTCGAACAGACCGCGGGAGCGGTGAACGGGTGGTACCACGCCGGAAACCCGGGGCGCAACCCGGAGCTGGCCGTGCTCGTCGCCGATCCCGCACTGCGCTCGGCGCGCCTGGTGCTGGCCCGAGCGGTTCAGGTGGTGCTGCGCAATGGACTCACCCTTCTCGGCCTGTCCGCCCCCACCCGCATGGAGCGCGGTGAGGCGGAGGCGGATTGA